Proteins encoded together in one Gemmatimonadota bacterium DH-78 window:
- a CDS encoding glycosyltransferase family 4 protein has protein sequence MSKTRLLQITHDLHVGGLPRVVDTLCRAIDRDRFDVSVLCLRDVGPLGEALREDLGIRVDKLRDNHHVPDRMAFLKVARYLKKFPADVVHTHNTEPFIEGSLGAILAGVRTLVHTDHARPFPDRFRYMAGEWFVSQFAWRVVGVSDHTTENLRRYEKISPRKLVTIPNGIDGDRYDAEVDVAAARAELGIPEGAPVLGFASRLAEQKGLTYLLQALPAVLAAHPGARLLVAGTGELEDALRVEAEERGVAEAIHFLGVRLDIPRLLKVFDLHVLPSLWEGLPMIILESMAAGCPTVATRVGGVATAIEDGVNGRLVEPRDPDALATAIVEMLDDPARRCALGKAARTTFRAGFTADAMARSYEHLYQRLPLPAVHT, from the coding sequence ATGAGCAAGACCCGCCTCCTGCAGATCACCCACGACCTCCACGTCGGGGGACTCCCGCGCGTCGTCGACACCCTCTGCCGGGCGATCGATCGCGATCGCTTCGACGTGTCGGTGCTCTGCCTCCGCGACGTGGGCCCGCTGGGCGAGGCGTTGCGGGAGGATCTGGGCATCCGCGTCGACAAGCTGCGCGACAACCACCACGTGCCCGATCGCATGGCCTTTCTGAAGGTGGCTCGCTACCTGAAGAAGTTTCCGGCCGACGTGGTGCACACGCACAACACGGAGCCCTTCATCGAGGGCTCGCTGGGCGCCATCCTGGCCGGGGTGCGCACCCTCGTGCACACCGACCACGCGCGCCCCTTTCCGGATCGCTTCCGGTACATGGCCGGCGAGTGGTTCGTCTCGCAGTTCGCATGGCGGGTGGTGGGGGTGAGCGACCACACCACCGAAAACCTGCGGCGCTACGAGAAGATCTCGCCCCGCAAACTGGTGACGATTCCGAACGGTATCGACGGCGATCGGTACGACGCCGAGGTGGATGTCGCGGCGGCCCGCGCCGAGCTCGGCATCCCCGAGGGCGCGCCCGTTCTGGGCTTCGCCTCGCGACTCGCCGAGCAGAAGGGGCTCACCTATCTGCTGCAGGCGCTGCCGGCGGTGCTCGCCGCGCACCCCGGGGCGAGGCTGCTGGTGGCCGGCACGGGCGAACTGGAAGACGCTCTGCGGGTGGAGGCGGAGGAGCGCGGCGTGGCCGAGGCCATCCACTTTCTCGGCGTTCGTCTCGACATCCCGCGGCTGCTCAAGGTGTTCGACCTCCACGTGCTCCCCTCGCTGTGGGAGGGGCTGCCGATGATCATCCTGGAGTCGATGGCCGCCGGATGCCCCACCGTGGCGACGCGGGTGGGCGGGGTGGCCACGGCTATCGAAGACGGCGTGAACGGCCGCCTGGTCGAACCGCGCGACCCCGACGCCCTCGCGACGGCGATCGTCGAGATGCTCGACGACCCGGCGCGGCGATGCGCGCTCGGCAAGGCGGCGCGGACCACCTTCCGCGCCGGCTTCACCGCCGACGCAATGGCACGCAGCTACGAGCACCTCTACCAGCGGCTCCCCCTGCCGGCCGTTCACACCTGA
- a CDS encoding RNA polymerase sigma factor, whose translation MTSGDLDRSVGTPPLDQASDDDLVRAALDGAAIGDTRALDVLIERHQGHVRANCEFLAGEAETARDLAQEVMVKAYFGLDTYRGEASFRTWIRRVKVNHCLNHLARARPEFVDVDSGASRGDEAMSVSPDVDVEAPERRNAVAAVLGELTETLRVPLVLRDVDGFSYDEIAGQLDIKLSAAKMRVARGREQFREVWTRRFGDAR comes from the coding sequence GTGACTTCCGGCGACCTCGACCGGTCCGTGGGTACACCCCCCCTGGATCAGGCCAGCGACGACGACCTGGTCCGGGCCGCGCTCGACGGCGCGGCGATCGGCGACACGAGGGCGCTCGACGTACTGATCGAGCGTCATCAGGGGCATGTGCGTGCCAATTGCGAGTTCCTGGCCGGCGAAGCGGAAACGGCCCGGGATCTCGCGCAGGAGGTGATGGTGAAGGCCTACTTCGGTCTCGACACCTACCGGGGCGAAGCGTCCTTCCGGACCTGGATCCGGCGGGTGAAGGTCAACCACTGCCTCAACCATCTGGCCCGCGCCCGCCCCGAGTTCGTGGATGTGGACTCCGGGGCGTCGCGCGGAGACGAGGCGATGTCGGTCTCGCCCGATGTGGACGTCGAGGCGCCCGAACGCCGCAACGCCGTGGCCGCCGTGCTCGGTGAGCTCACCGAGACGCTGCGGGTGCCGCTGGTTCTGCGCGATGTCGATGGCTTCAGCTACGACGAGATCGCCGGGCAGCTCGACATCAAGCTCTCGGCGGCGAAGATGCGGGTCGCCCGCGGCCGCGAGCAGTTCCGCGAGGTGTGGACGCGACGCTTCGGAGACGCGCGGTGA
- a CDS encoding argininosuccinate synthase, protein MSREKVVLAYSGGLDTACILKTLIQSGYDVVAYVADVGQQEDFDDVARRARETGAVDVYVEDLKREFVTDFIFPAIAGNAVYENRYLLGTSLARPVIAKRQVEVALDVGADAVSHGATGKGNDQVRFELAFAALAPDLRIIAPWKDPDFLNRFQGRSDLLAFAREHGIPVEATAEKPYSSDENLMHRSYEAGLLEDPDRSPPADMFKLTRALEDTPDTADELVIHFRDAMPVRVVNEAAGVEHTDPVELFEYLNERGGVHGVGRVDMVENRFVGIKSRGVYETPGGTILHHALRDLEGVAMDREVLRLRDMLSPRFAEIIYNGFWFSPEMDFIRSAFDQSERLIDGQVRVKLFKGNVIPMGRTSESSLYDQNLSSMDVAGGYDQQDARGFIRINALRLRAHKLILRRTGDEGGPVTGA, encoded by the coding sequence GTGTCCAGAGAGAAGGTGGTGCTCGCATACAGCGGCGGCCTCGATACGGCCTGCATCCTCAAGACGTTGATCCAGAGTGGCTACGACGTGGTCGCCTACGTGGCCGACGTCGGCCAGCAGGAGGACTTCGACGACGTCGCGCGGCGCGCCCGCGAGACCGGCGCCGTCGACGTCTACGTGGAGGATCTCAAGCGCGAGTTCGTGACCGATTTCATCTTCCCGGCCATCGCCGGAAACGCGGTCTACGAGAATCGCTACCTGCTCGGCACCTCCCTGGCGCGTCCGGTGATCGCGAAGCGGCAGGTGGAGGTGGCACTCGACGTCGGCGCCGACGCCGTCTCGCACGGGGCCACGGGCAAGGGCAACGACCAGGTGCGGTTCGAGCTCGCCTTCGCGGCGCTCGCCCCGGATCTGCGCATCATCGCGCCCTGGAAGGACCCCGACTTCCTCAACCGCTTCCAGGGGCGGTCCGACCTCCTGGCCTTCGCGCGCGAGCACGGGATTCCGGTGGAAGCCACCGCCGAGAAGCCCTACTCCAGCGACGAGAACCTGATGCATCGGTCGTACGAGGCCGGGCTGCTGGAAGACCCCGATCGCTCGCCCCCGGCCGACATGTTCAAGCTCACGCGGGCGCTCGAAGACACTCCCGACACCGCCGACGAACTGGTGATCCACTTCCGCGACGCGATGCCGGTGCGGGTGGTGAACGAGGCCGCCGGGGTGGAGCACACCGATCCGGTGGAACTCTTCGAGTACCTGAACGAGCGCGGTGGGGTGCACGGCGTCGGGCGGGTCGACATGGTCGAGAACCGCTTCGTGGGCATCAAGTCGCGCGGGGTGTACGAGACTCCGGGCGGCACGATTCTGCACCACGCCCTGCGGGATCTCGAAGGCGTTGCGATGGATCGCGAGGTGCTCCGCCTCCGCGACATGCTGTCGCCGCGCTTCGCCGAGATCATCTACAACGGCTTCTGGTTCTCGCCGGAGATGGACTTCATCCGCTCGGCGTTCGACCAGTCGGAGCGGCTCATCGACGGGCAGGTGCGCGTGAAGCTGTTCAAGGGCAACGTGATTCCGATGGGACGCACCTCGGAGTCGTCGCTCTACGACCAGAATCTGTCGTCGATGGACGTGGCCGGCGGCTACGACCAGCAGGACGCCCGCGGATTCATCCGGATCAACGCGCTGCGACTCCGCGCCCACAAGCTGATCCTGCGCCGCACCGGCGACGAGGGCGGGCCCGTCACCGGCGCCTGA